The following DNA comes from Arthrobacter sp. SLBN-83.
ATGATTTCCTCGCTGATGTTGGGGCCATAGGAGTCGGCGGTGTCAATGAAGTCCACGCCGAGTTCGACGGCGCGGCGCACCACGTCAATGGCGGCCTGGCGGTCCTTGGGCTCACCCCAGACGCCGTCACCCACGATGCGCATGGCACCGAAACCGAGCCGGTGCACGGTTCCCAGGTCCTTGAGGTCGATGGTTGCGGACAGTTCCAGCTGGTTCGTTGAATCGTGGCTCATAGGGGCGGCAACCTCATAAGGGTGCTGAGTATTCCGGGAAAGACGAAATAAGCCGGGCTCCGCCGTCGTTATGCCTCAAGCGCCCGCCGCAATCCGGCCGGTGCTTCTTACGAAACGTTCCTGAAAGGCCGCAACTGACGTGACTCTTCCCCTTTCCATCCTTGACCTGGCAACCATCGGCAAAGGCCAGACGGCGGCGGAGAGCTTCGCGGGCAGCGTGGCCATGGCGCAGAGCGCCGAAAAGCTGGGCTACCGGCGCGTTTGGTACGCCGAGCACCACAACATGTCCTCCATCGCCTCCTCCGCCACCAGCGTGCTGATCGCGCACGTGGCCGCGCACACCGAAAGCATCAGGCTGGGTGCCGGCGGCGTCATGCTGCCCAACCATTCCCCGCTGACCATCGCCGAACAGTTCGGCACCCTGGAAACCCTGCACCCGGGCCGGATCGACCTGGGCCTGGGCCGCGCCCCGGGCAGCGACCAAAACACCATGCGGGCGCTGCGCCGCGACCCGATGTCCGCGGACAGCTTCCCCCAGGACGTCCTCGAGCTGCAGGGCTACCTGACCGGCCCCACCCGCATCCAGGGCGTCGAGGCCACCCCGGGCAAGGGGACCAACGTCCCGCTGTACATCCTGGGCTCGTCCCTCTTCGGCGCCCGCCTGGCCGCGCAACTGGGCCTGCCCTACGCCTTCGCCTCGCACTTTGCCCCGGCCGCACTGCAGGACGCGGTGGCCATTTACCGCCGCGAATT
Coding sequences within:
- a CDS encoding LLM class flavin-dependent oxidoreductase, with translation MTLPLSILDLATIGKGQTAAESFAGSVAMAQSAEKLGYRRVWYAEHHNMSSIASSATSVLIAHVAAHTESIRLGAGGVMLPNHSPLTIAEQFGTLETLHPGRIDLGLGRAPGSDQNTMRALRRDPMSADSFPQDVLELQGYLTGPTRIQGVEATPGKGTNVPLYILGSSLFGARLAAQLGLPYAFASHFAPAALQDAVAIYRREFKPSAQLDAPHVIAGVNVIAADSASEAQAMFQATKRARVSLFFGGGREFSDDEADMILDSPQGRHMAQMMTYSAVGTPDVVIDYLDSFGKHADADELIVAHQSPGTQDRLRSVELLAQAAGLVAV